TAACGTCCATAGCCTCTCCAGTAATTTTCCAGATGGGCTGAGGCTCAAGGCCTGATTGCCCTGATAAGATACCATAACTATCTCTTTTATAGGAATGTGATTTATCAGAAAGGTGCTCTTGGCTCCAGCTCACCCAAGGCAAACAGCCAGCCCTACAGGCGGGgtcagggtgggggctggggggaaagGCAGCCTCTGACTCCAGCCCTAAGCCAGGATCTCTCCGACTAGGCCAGCAGGACCATCAGCCATGGACTCACTATGATTGCTCCTGACTTCTCACCAGTTTGCCTTTGACCTGAAAGACAGTTTCTAGAGAGCCTGGCAGAGGGGCTTGACGTGGAAGAGATGGTCCAGAGTCACAGCAACACCTTCTGAAGTCAACCGAGGCCAAGCAGCTGTCACCAGGACCAAAATCCTGGCACACTGGGGCTGGCAGTGACCCGCAGACCAGGGCATCCTGGTTTTCCATTCTACACAGGGGGAACACAAAGgcctggggagagaaagagaggttaAACTAACACAGGagacagaacctgggtctccaaacACCCACCCTTTCCCTTCTTCACCCCCAGTCAAACTGCCCAGCCCACAGCACCACTGTCCCCAGGGAAATGCATGGGGTATATCCACCCCTTCAGCTGAGTTCCAAGTAGTCGATGATCggagggcttgcctggtggtccaggggctaagactccaagttgggaattagaccccacatgctgcaaccaagacccggagcagccaaataaataaacgttGAAAACGAAACCAAAGCAGAGTAGCCACTGCTGATGGCCTCAGTCTAGGGTCTGGGGAGGGCCTTAGCCTGGAAGTCAAGGGCCAGGACACCCACAAGCCTCCAGACTCACCTAGGGCCTGCCACCTGCAGTGGGGTCTACAGAACCATCTTGTTAGAAAGGCTGAATCCCACACCTGCCCCAGCTTCTGACTCAATCTGCACCTTAGTAAGACCCTAGCAGACTCACGTGTTGTGATCTGAGAAGTACTAAGAGCAAGCCACTTTCCCTGCTaccagcctcagtttctctaaCAGGAATGAAAGGGGCGAAAGATCTCGGACCCCTCTTGCCATCACTAACTCCCTGGGAGCTTGGCCTTGGGCGTGACCCCCTGCGGGGCTCTCTGTGTCCCACAGGGGGTTCTGGGCAGTGGAATTCCAGCTTCAGCAAGGATGGGGCGCAGTCGACACCTCTGCTTGGCCCTTCTCCTCTCGGCCAGAGACCCGGGCCTGGGGCAGCTTTGAAGGTCCTGGAATGCAGTTAATTCAGTTCAGCCCACTTCACCAACACTGACTAAGCACCTCCTGTATACTGGGGTCAGTAGCAGTGAATCTCTCTCTACCCTGGGCTGTACATTAGAGTCAGCTGCGGTGCttgtacttttattattttggtttttgtttattttattttacttttttttttttttgcctcactgtatggcatgtgggatcttagttccctgacaagggatcaaacctgtgtctcctgcaatggaagcacagagtcttcaccactggacggccagggaagtccctgggggtGCTTTTAAACAAGGCCGATGCTGGGCTCCACCCCAGGCCACTGGAGTCAAGGTCTCTTGGGGCAGGTCTGGGTACAGGTCGTGTTAATGCACACAACTCGGGCAGTGATAACGCACAGCTGGTTGATCACAACTGGTCAGAAGTAAGAGAGAAGGCTCCTCCACATCCGACCTCAGCCATCTCCCGAGTCCCCGCTTCCTCCGGGCCAACCAGCTGCACCGGACTGTTGCAAACCAGAAGTCATCAGGAAATTCCCTGGATATGGTAACTTGTGACTGCAAACTCTAATTAATCATCAACGCTGTAATATGATCCTGGCTCCACGATAAGAGGACCTGCCCAATATCTTTGAGAAACCTGTCCCCTGGCCTTCTTCAGACCCGGGGACCCACACCTGAGGAGCCCAGGCGGATGGGGTCCCAGATCTGCCCTCAGGCTGGTAAGTGCAAGCCCTGAGCTTTGTGCCTGGACCAGAAGGACAAGAAGCAGAGGGGTGCTCTGTGTTTTCTGGGGTGGAAGACTCAGGAGATAGAGGTATAGTCAGTGGAAATATTGCTCGGGAGTTTCTCATccaggctgggctgcctggcAGTGAGCTGTTATGAGGCTGGGAGGTAGTGAAAACTTCCTTTCTCTGCAAGAACCCAATAGAGGCCGAGAAACTCAGGCCACAAGCCCTGTAGTGATGCAAAGACCTTACGACTCTTTTGCCTTTCAGAGCCTGTTGTGCAGAGGGAAAACTggctggggtgggagagagggtaGAGTTTAGGGGGCCTGGTGGAAGACCAGGGTCCCAGCTCTGCCTTCACAGAGCTGTGGGGACCTTTCCTGCCCAGTCACttctccctggaggctcagtttcctcatccgcaGGCTGGGGGTCAATGCCCCCATCCTGCCGGTTACAGAGCTGCCAGAGGCACAGACCACAGGGTCACCGGGCTCAATGGTTCTTTGCCAGTCTCACCTGAGGTCACAACTTTGCCTTAGTGTGCAGGGCAGGGATTGGAGAGCTGGGTCTCTTATGACTAGAGATCTGGACCACGCATCCCTGCTCCCAGAGCCTGGACTCTGCTCCTTCCCAAGCAGAAGGACCCATAGCCCTTGGCTCCATAGTAACCTAGGTTCCGGGCGGCAGCAGCAGGGGGCGGCCGCAGCAGGGGGCACCTGAATCCAGGGGCGGGCGCAGGGCCAAGCCGCCGCTGCCAAAGCCGCAGCAGCAGCTAGTGTTTGGATTTCCGGGCAGTGCTGCTGCCACGAAGGAGGGAGCGCAGGAGTGCGGggtgaggggctgggctggggctcccTGACTTCCAGCTGCACGACCACCTCCCTGAGCTCAGTTTCCTCCGAGTGCTTCCCTGGGGGGTGGCCGGGGGTCTGTAAGGCACTTGGTAGGTGCCAGGAGAGGCTTGGTGACTGGAGGGGTGTTGAGGATGAAGATGAAGACCTGGGGAGGTCCTCACTGAGCCTGGCCATTTACATTCCAAGAGCCTTGCTGCAAAGATTCTCCGGTTGGAATCCGCCTGTCCAGAGGGCAGGACATCCAAAAGGCCATGACTGtgctccctgctccccagccaCCCAGGGGGCCCTTGTTGCCAAGCCAGTGCACAGTGTGGGGCTAGGGGAGGCCGGCGGAGTAGTTTGGGAGGGTCCCCCGTGGGCGACTCCGCCTCAGGAGCCTCAGGATGCTGCCTGAAAGTGGGGCTGATGAGAATAGCCACCTGCAGGCATAAAGTGCTCAGAACTCCCTGCCCAGCTGGCTGGGGACAAGCCTCCTTGGAGGGCCACTCTTGGCCAGTGCCCACCTCTGCCTCGCCCCAACCCAGGAGCAGGCTGGACTGGGTCACCTGGGTCAAAGGACGGGAGGAGCCCTGCCAGCCAGCCTTGGAGAAGGGGGTACTATCCAGAGCCAGCCCGAAACTCAGGCACAGAGCCCCGTGCAAAGCAGAGGAAGGGGCCCCGTGGGCAGATGCAGTTCTGCCCGACTGGCGGTACGTGGGTGGCTGTCATTGCTACTCAGCCTTGACCTTTTGCCGTGAACAACTAACACAGCCATACAGGACCTTGCGTGTGGACAGGCTGACCCCCAGGGAGCCCTGTGTGCCTTGCGAGGGCCACACTCAGGCCACTGCTGAGACAGTGAGTGGAGCCCGGACAGGCAGCTGGGAGAAGCAGCAGTCGGCTGGGCCCTGGTGTCCTGTGCGGCACTGTGACCCCTCCCGGCCTCCCTCCTCTAACTGGGGCATGAGGACATAGCTCCCACGGGCCAGTGGGAAACTCTCGAGACAGGGGTAAGCTTTGCAAACTGTCAAATTCCTGTAGAGGCTAGGTCTGCTCCTCCTAGTGTCCCCAGGGCCCCCTGCCCTGCCGAGGGACTCACGCACCCAGCAATCCCATCAGCCGCATCTTTGGCTCCTGCCCCACTGCTCCCAGAGCCGGTGGAGGTCAGGGGCGGACTCGCTGTGACCTTGAGGATGTGCCTTGTGCCTGGCCACACCGAGCCTCCCCTCCTGGCGCCTGGCTGACACCTTGCAGGCATATGAGCATCAGGGAGGAGGGCGGGGGTTGAACgggtgccccctgcattgactggaatcgtggagtcttagccactggaccacctgggaagttccctggCTCGAGTTTTGATTGATGTCTCTTTGTATTTTCAGCTTCCCTCCTCCAACCCAGAAAAAACAGggtcaggaggggagggggagagagctaAGACCTGGGCAGCTGGCTAAGCGcccttcctggggcaggaagctCCACCAGCTTCCTTCAGGCCCCTGGGACTGAGAGGAAGGGCTGCCCAGCAAGGAGCTTTCCCGTCCCAGCTGCCAAGTGGAGGCAAGTCAGGAAGTCCCCTGCTTTCAAAGCTTACCCAGGCCTTGGCTGGGCCCAGCCCACAATTCTGAGGGGCTGAGCTGGGATCCCTTTTCCGGGTTTCATACCCTCACTACTTTGGGAGTTACCagtctccttctttctctcccaggATGAGAGAAGTCACCCTCACTGGGAGGTGAGGCTGGTTCTCTGTGGCAAAGTCAGAAATTCAGACGGGAATACTCAGTCGCCGCCCCCTTCCCGACCAGCCTCTACCCCCGCCCACTGCAGAGTTAGAGCCGACCACAAACAGCATGCCAGCCCACCTCCTCTCAGCCTGTTTCTGGATACAGATGGGCTATACATGTGTAAACATGTGAGTGATACACGTGTAAATGTATGTGTCAAGCAAAAGCAGGGTCATCTGTTGACTGTTCTAAAACCTGCTCTCTTTAGTTAATGGCAATAACAACCACCACCAGGTATCCAGAACTGGTACTGTCAACAGTTCCCTTAATTTTCACAACATCCCTAAGGGAgggaggggttccctggtggcttaagtgctaaagaatctgcctgtaatgcaggaaaccaggaatggatccccgggttgggaagatcccatcgcaacccaactccagtattcttgcctggaaaattccatggacagaggcgccgggcaggctgcagtccatagctctcaaagagtcggacagggctctgactcagcagcagcaagggagggAAACTGAGCCTTGGGAAGAGTCAGGCGAGAACTGTGATCCCAGACAGGCAAAGCGGGTTCCCTACTGGCTCTAAGAAGGTCTCTGGAGCGGGGATGGGGGGAGAGCGGGGACAGTGGCCCCAGGGACATGGGTTGGTGGAAATGCCCCCTTCCTCTGGTGGGGAGGGCTCCAGGCGGCCGGGCAGCCCAGCCGGTGTGTCCGGCCGACCTGcattgacccccccccccccgcccccgccgcagaTGCTGAGCCTCCCCGAGAGGCGCTCCGCTTCCACGCCCAGGCGGTGGGCACGCAGGTGCGCCTGGATGCTCAGCGGAGCATCGCGTGCAGGCGCGCCACGTTCCACGACGGCATCGTGTTCAGCCAGCGGCCGGTGCGGCCGGGGGAGCGCGTGGCGCTGCGCTTGCTGCTGCAGGAGCGCGGCTGGCTGGGCGGCCTCCGCGTGGGCTTCACGCGCCTGGACCCCGCGCGCGTGCCCGCGCCCAGCCTGCCGCCCTTCTTGTGCCCGGACCTGGAGCAGCAGAGTCACACCTGGGCGGCCATGCTGCCTGACGGCCGCGCGAGGCCAGGCGACGTGGTGCGCTTCTGGGTGAACCGCCGGGGCCAGATCTTCGCCCAGGTCAACTCGGGGCCCCGGCGGCTGCTGCGCGAGGGCGTGCTCATGGGCGCCCCGCTCTGGGCCGTGATGGACGTGTACGGGACCACCAAGGCCATCGAGCTGCTAGGTAAGGCCAGGGCTGGGGACCCAGCCACCGCCCCCGGGAATGCGGGCGGGGGAGGCGGCGGCCCCGGTGGTACCTCACCCGCATACAGAGTCGGGCAGAACTGTGGTTTCTTTCACATGGAGTTTTTCGATCAGCTTCTGTCCGGGCATGAAGATGTTCGCTGGGGACCAGACCCAGTCATAGGGAGGGCAACCCTGTTTTGAAGAACGAGAAGGCATGCCCGGCACCCCCAAACATATGTTAGAGCAGCGGTCCctagcctttttggcaccagggaccagtttcgtgggAGACAGCTTTTCCACAGGAGGGGGGAGGGAAATGGTTTCGGGATgactcaagcacattacatttcttgtgctctttatttctattattatcccatcagctccacctcagatcatcaggcaacagatcccggaggttggggacccctatgTGTTAGAGGGCTGGTCTcatttacaaaaaatatatatattcggGGCATGCTGGGTTTTGCAGTCAAAGTAGAAGTTTGCTGCAGACAGGGGCGGAAACAAAGGGAACATGAGTGTTCGAGTTAGAGGTGGGCAAGAAGGCAGCCTGGCGGGGGCAAAGCTGAGATGCTCAGGCACCCAGTGGGGAAATGAGGATCACCTGGAAGGAGAGTGGACTTCAGAGGAGCGAGGGATACAGGGAGACTCATAAAAAGAAGTGCTGGCATGCCTGGGCAGCATTCCAGGGGCCTGCACAAGGCTTCTGCTTGAGCTTCACCCCTGGGGAGCCTGACTTGGTGGCCCGGATGGCTCAGGCCCTGTTTCCCCACCTCCTGGGGGATTCTGTTACACACCTGGTTTGGGGCCggtgactgatgctgaagatctcTGCTCAGGCAGTGGGGCAGAGAGGAGCTGTCTGAAGGAAGCATGGATTAGGATGGAAAAGCTGCAGGTCCACAAATTCTCTGCTGGGTCCCACTGGGAAGGGGGTGGCCAGGACAGGGCTGGACCCCTGGCTTGGAGCTGCAGCACTGCAACCCAGAGAAGAAAGGAGGCAGGGACTGGGGAGATGGGTTGAACGGAAACACCCTGACTGCTTTCCCCAGGTCCTGACTTTCCCTTTCTGCCTTAGATCCTACAGCCAACAGCTTCCCCACAACCATGCCAAGGGGCCTCCGTGATGAGACTCTGCCTGGGCCCAAAGGTGAGTGGCTTCCCTGAGCACCAGGGACTCCCCAGGGCTCCAGAGCTAGGGAAGCTGAGCAAGGCCCCAGCCCTGGGAACTCAGTTATGTCTTCCCAAATGCCATCAAATCTCCCACAGGCTCTAGGTCGAAACCTGAAAGTCGTGTAACAGTTTGCCTAGGACACTGGCTGGCTTCATAAGTTACCGGGCACACTCATGAACAGATGTTATTTTGTCCGCctgcttttaaaagagaaatccctgttcataggaaaaaaaaaaaaaaacaaaaactttgccaagcagaaataaaatacatattcaaggataaaaaaggaagtgaaaaaaaacacacacctcCCAAACTTCACATTGCCTGTTAGGTAGATTTCCTCCTGGTATTttgtaatcatatatatatatgggcagGAGTGGAGAGGGGTGTTTCCCAGGTagcgcttgtggtaaagaacctgcctgccaatataggagatgttaGAAatgtgcatttgatccctgggttggaaagatcccctggaggagggcatggctacccattccagtgttcttgactggagaattccgtggaccgaggagcctggcaggccatggtccacggggttgcagagtcagacaccgctgaagtgactaagcacagcacaccacaCATGGGGAGTTATTTgtgcttgttttccttttttctaaattGGAATCTGATGCTATGCATGTATGTACCTGACAATTCTCTTCCCAACCTTTTTCACTGATTGCACTATGAGCATTCTCTTATGAGGCAGTGTTCTTCATCCTTGGACCACGTGCTTCTCCGTCCTGTGGCGATACGAGTGGGCTGCCCCCTCGTGGCCCCCTCGTACCCTTgacctgtgttgtccccttccccagccctagCAGGAGAAGAGTGTGCCATCTGCTCCCACCAGGTTGCCAACACCTGCCTAGTCCCCTGCGGCCACACGCACTTCTGCAGTTCCTGTGCCTGGAGGGTCTTCAGGGACACGGCCAGATGCCCCGTGTGTCGCTGGGAGATCAAGGCGGTGGCCCCGGCTTGGGACCCTCTCTTTCTGGGTGCTGGAGAGGGCCTCCTGGTATAGGTGCAGAGCTCTGAGCCTGGCCCCTGCCGACGGAGGAGGTGCGGCTCTGCCATCCTTCTGGAGAAGAGTCGGCAATGCTGG
This region of Ovis canadensis isolate MfBH-ARS-UI-01 breed Bighorn chromosome 3, ARS-UI_OviCan_v2, whole genome shotgun sequence genomic DNA includes:
- the NEURL3 gene encoding E3 ubiquitin-protein ligase NEURL3; its protein translation is MGSQICPQADAEPPREALRFHAQAVGTQVRLDAQRSIACRRATFHDGIVFSQRPVRPGERVALRLLLQERGWLGGLRVGFTRLDPARVPAPSLPPFLCPDLEQQSHTWAAMLPDGRARPGDVVRFWVNRRGQIFAQVNSGPRRLLREGVLMGAPLWAVMDVYGTTKAIELLDPTANSFPTTMPRGLRDETLPGPKALAGEECAICSHQVANTCLVPCGHTHFCSSCAWRVFRDTARCPVCRWEIKAVAPAWDPLFLGAGEGLLV